The Dioscorea cayenensis subsp. rotundata cultivar TDr96_F1 unplaced genomic scaffold, TDr96_F1_v2_PseudoChromosome.rev07_lg8_w22 25.fasta BLBR01001462.1, whole genome shotgun sequence region AATGTTATAAGCAAAAGGATCCCCTGTTTAATCCCTCCAAATCTAGCTCCTACAACTTGTTACCTTGTGATTCCaccatttgtgacaaaattccAGGTAATTTTGGAATTCCCcctttatattttatctttgtgGTTTTGTTATCTCACCAAAAAGTTTATTTTGGATtcacttataaaaataaatgcttaatttatgttttttttaaagtgttGCCAGTTTGACATTTggcttattcatatttataaataaaaaataaaaaattatttgcttttttagaatatttttaacaattatatgATAAGATTAACACTTAACAGGGAGCGGTTGTTCTGCATGGCATGACACATGTGAATACAACATATGGTATGCTGATGGGTCTGTAAGCAATGGCGACATAGCAGAGGATGACATTACCTTTTTGACCACTGAAACTGACCCTGGCACCTTCAAAATGCCAAAGACAGTCTTTGGTTGTGGTCATTATAATAGAGGAACTTTCAATGAGGCAACACAAGGGGTTATAGGCATGAGCATGGGtccctcttctcttctttcccAGATGTCCGGGTGGATCAAAGGCCAGTTTTCATATTGCTTAGTTGATAATACAAACCCTTTTTCTAAGAGCCAAATATTGTTTGGTGACAGAGCTATTTTGATTGGGAACTCTACACCTTTGGCTGTGCCAACTGGGAAGGCTGAATGGTATTATCTTAGCCTTCTTGATATTAGTGTTGGTACTATAAAGCTTAATATTCCTCCAGGAACTTTCCAACGTGATGTTCATGGTGAAGGTGGTTTGATTCTTGACACAGGTATGCAACAAAAATTTTTAgagaaattagatttttttttttttgtcttccaatttactttagttttttttatatataataaatgtggataaaccatgtCAAAGGTGTATATAGGTGAAGAGTTACATATCTCAATCCACATGTGCCCTCAACATGGTTGAATTGAGGTTTGAACCTGTCTTCATTGTAGAGACATAAACACCGGGAATTGGATGTCAATAGATCAAGATGTCATTCGCTTTAgtgtcacttttttttttatttttgataatgtgGGCAAACCACTCCAcacactttttattattttgtctcAGCCATACATTGGGAGGGAGTCAAACACTTGACCTCTAGTATGGGAGTCAAATATATTACTGCTCACTTCTTGTGGTAGTGACTAAATGTTACTATTAGGTTATTGCGGTAATTAATAAACTCACCATCCAATATTAAAGTATTAACTCCATACTTGTGCACGCCCCTAACTTCCATTGcctatcaaataataataataaaaacttaagcactatttttcttaaaaataaatattttaataatatatgagCCTAAAAGTAATAGAAAAGTCAGCAATTTTTTTGAAGAGATTTTATATTCACTCTCAAGaacattaaaaattaagttgtatttattttttttttatcgagCAAGGCCTAATGGTcaagtattttatatatgtattagaTACTCTTTCAtttattagttaaattatttattagtctttgaaaattttcactCTATGCTATTTGGTACATGGACCTATTTAATCTACCAAACAATCTTTGATTTATGATCAAATTATATATCATTCCTTTAGTCCTTAGATAACCATAACCTTTTATTAAATGGAAaactaatgaattaattaattttgagaaaaaaacaactttttatAAACTTTACAAAACTTGTGTCACTATTTATAAAACTTGAAACTAATTAACCTTAGAGTTATTGTTATTAGATGTCTGAGCTTGATTCAATCCAAAAGCTtaagttaataagataaaaagcTTCGTGTTACATattcaaatccatattttttacattaacaGATATGAAGCTATTAATTATTCCAATAATTATGATTTGCatcttataataattaattaaaaaaaattattgacagGAACACCACTTACTCGCTTAGAGAGAACAGGGTATGAAATTTTGGAGAAGAAGGTGAGAAAAATGGCAGATTTGAAGGTAGCGCCAATTCAAGGTCTACGCACACTCTGCTTCTTTGGAAGCAAGTCTGATTTGGATGCAGGGAAGTTACCATCATTAACATTCCATTTCCAAGGCCTTGATCTTTATTTGAGTCCTTACAGTGTTTACCAAGTTCTTAGTAACCGTTACATTTGCATGTCAGCTTTACCCTCtgattcattgtctatctttggCAGCCTCTTCCAACGGAACCTCAATATAGGATTTGACCTCtaccaaaatagaattttcatGTATGAAActaattgtaatttttaatttacaatttcTTTGACTGATTTGGAATATTTATATGAAAGTCAAGAAAATCAGTAtcttatatatttcatttgaaGGTTTcgattgttaatatatatatatatatatataaatatatactattGCTTAAAAAGATATGatatttaaaccaaaagaaTAGCTTTTCacactaaattaaaattttattaaaaaattattttttaaaatctttggcaggtttttaaataaaaaatttaaaagagatTTTCGTACTTAACTTTTTCTGCTTCAATCTTGACAGAATATAATTTCAAGTATCTTGTTATGGctatattgttgatattttaatattactttTTTCCCTGGCAATGCGTAATTTTTGGGTAAAACAACGCGTAAATTTCAGTTTGCATTCTTGTTTGATATTAAATTAGCATGATTATGgttaaatatttttcacattATTAGAGTTATATAAGGTATTTGATTGTTACGAGATATATTTAccatgttatattattattattattattattattgttattattatatattatatatgacaGCATTCAATCCAACTGGAAAGAGTcattcaaccaaatcaattgaatttgaattatgACCTATGGTGCTTTctaatttatagatttatttttgACTAATTTTGAGTTCATGTGACAAAAGTTTTTGGAGATTTCGATCTAAGATGTGCCATGtgaaagttttgattgaaagtagGTGGTATGTTAAGTGTATTTTCATATGTTAGATGCAAGGTTTTCATTAGGAAAAGAATCTAGTGGTTTTGAGTTTGGTATAATCAtgttttgcttttaattatGCCCAccttacaaggaaagaatttacATGCGTGCATCTTGTTAGTAATCATcgatctaatcaaattagggttagaaaaaatcgttctaatcaaattaggactattaattacaattaattgatatttaatcaataattgattaattatcaaggatcatgaacacatgaatatatgtgaaagatcagggTTACCTCACAGGGATTTCACAAGCGCAAAATCCTCCAACGCACACACGCAATGTTCTCGAACTTTTCACCCTTGATCCGGAAGAAGTGATGGCTTCTTTTGCTCCAAGCAACTAATgtgaatattagggtttttgccgtcttttgatggcaatcacaaattaattaatcaagaaaccctaatctcatatcacATATAGGGAGTAAATATATTCGGATAAGGTTAGAACATGTAGCGTGGACCCGTTTGGGATCACTACATCTTTAGCAAATTAGTCCatactaattttataatcacaatcatgtccatcaacaaattgcaatttaatccaaagattagagatattcatatgtgagaccccaatataatattttatatattagtccttctatcaataaatattccatataaaTGGAATAATTAGACCACCAGTGGCACTATCGATCTC contains the following coding sequences:
- the LOC120256475 gene encoding aspartic proteinase CDR1-like; translation: MKQGGHGFSVELIHSYSPQSPMYNPNITDFDLWVFINYQSDIRIKYFETKTKRNLTSSSLKPTITMRSPVSYVGYQYLIMFSIGTPQVQVHATFDTGSKLLWLQCQPCTKCYKQKDPLFNPSKSSSYNLLPCDSTICDKIPGSGCSAWHDTCEYNIWYADGSVSNGDIAEDDITFLTTETDPGTFKMPKTVFGCGHYNRGTFNEATQGVIGMSMGPSSLLSQMSGWIKGQFSYCLVDNTNPFSKSQILFGDRAILIGNSTPLAVPTGKAEWYYLSLLDISVGTIKLNIPPGTFQRDVHGEGGLILDTGTPLTRLERTGYEILEKKVRKMADLKVAPIQGLRTLCFFGSKSDLDAGKLPSLTFHFQGLDLYLSPYSVYQVLSNRYICMSALPSDSLSIFGSLFQRNLNIGFDLYQNRIFMYETNSCAIAPLLSQNKVIGDFIVGTTPNSWINFLIHTASFAASEAATYSASVVESATIALLGYQEIGLHSA